In a single window of the Bacteroidales bacterium genome:
- the coaBC gene encoding bifunctional phosphopantothenoylcysteine decarboxylase/phosphopantothenate--cysteine ligase CoaBC, translating to MSLEGKNIILGVSGGIAAYKIPQLIRLFRKEKAHVQVVATHNALQFITLTTLETLSEKPLIVDLFDKSKIRNTEHIEITDWADAMVVAPATANILGKFANGIADDALSTTFLSFSGPVWLAPAMNVKMWNHPVVQKNVLFLREKGYFVIEPTVGELACGYEGKGRMEEPENILHEVSAFFSSSNLLNGKKFLVTAGPTYEKIDPVRFIGNFSSGKMGYAIAEALVEAGAEVTLISGPTNLVPPKRVKFIQVLSANQMYYACLENFPSADGIIMAAAVSDFKPQKVETNKIKKGKQIVLTLEQNPDILQEIGKIKKENQVIVGFALETENELSHAREKLRRKNADLIVLNSLNDEGSGFMVDTNKVTFVFHDHHEELPMMAKKEVARHLVQVVAKLRS from the coding sequence ATGAGCCTTGAAGGCAAAAATATCATTCTTGGGGTTTCTGGCGGAATTGCTGCATACAAAATCCCTCAACTTATTAGACTTTTTCGTAAGGAAAAGGCTCATGTTCAGGTAGTCGCAACTCACAATGCTTTACAGTTCATTACCCTAACTACTCTTGAAACGTTGAGTGAAAAACCACTTATCGTAGATTTGTTTGATAAATCAAAGATTCGTAACACGGAACATATTGAAATTACTGATTGGGCAGATGCCATGGTCGTAGCTCCAGCGACTGCTAACATTCTTGGTAAATTTGCTAATGGTATTGCCGATGATGCTCTTTCAACAACATTTCTTTCTTTTTCTGGACCTGTTTGGCTTGCTCCAGCGATGAACGTAAAAATGTGGAATCATCCTGTGGTTCAAAAAAATGTTTTGTTCTTACGTGAGAAAGGTTACTTCGTCATTGAACCAACCGTAGGTGAATTGGCATGTGGTTACGAAGGAAAAGGTCGAATGGAAGAACCTGAGAATATTTTACACGAAGTATCGGCTTTTTTCTCATCGTCGAATCTTCTAAATGGCAAAAAATTTCTTGTCACTGCCGGACCAACTTACGAAAAAATAGATCCTGTGAGATTTATAGGTAATTTTAGTTCTGGCAAAATGGGTTATGCTATTGCAGAGGCCTTGGTGGAAGCTGGAGCAGAAGTAACTCTTATCAGTGGTCCTACCAACTTGGTTCCTCCTAAGCGCGTAAAATTCATTCAGGTGTTGTCGGCCAATCAGATGTACTATGCCTGCCTAGAAAATTTTCCTTCGGCAGATGGCATTATCATGGCTGCTGCAGTCTCTGATTTTAAACCTCAAAAGGTAGAAACGAATAAAATTAAAAAAGGAAAACAAATTGTTCTAACACTTGAGCAAAATCCGGACATACTTCAAGAAATTGGTAAAATTAAAAAAGAAAATCAGGTTATTGTTGGATTTGCTCTGGAGACAGAAAATGAGTTAAGTCATGCACGGGAAAAGTTGCGACGTAAAAATGCTGATCTCATTGTTTTAAACTCTTTAAATGATGAAGGAAGCGGTTTTATGGTTGATACCAATAAAGTTACTTTTGTTTTTCACGATCATCATGAAGAACTCCCTATGATGGCTAAAAAAGAAGTTGCACGTCACCTGGTCCAAGTAGTAGCAAAATTACGTTCATGA
- a CDS encoding DNA-directed RNA polymerase subunit omega → MNYKKVKLETEAITRNIREIENKCGNIYEAVVIIARRAKQISTELKEQFKEEAEAFSTKMDTLEEITENKELIELARSYERLPKPTILALHEFLNNKIYYRLAENENMNQ, encoded by the coding sequence ATGAATTATAAAAAAGTAAAATTAGAAACTGAAGCCATTACACGTAACATTAGGGAGATCGAAAATAAATGTGGAAATATTTACGAAGCTGTCGTTATCATCGCAAGGAGAGCAAAGCAAATATCTACTGAGTTGAAGGAGCAGTTCAAAGAAGAGGCTGAAGCTTTTTCAACTAAAATGGATACTCTTGAAGAAATCACTGAGAACAAAGAACTCATAGAACTAGCACGTTCATACGAACGCTTACCAAAGCCGACCATTCTTGCCTTACATGAGTTTCTCAACAATAAAATTTATTACCGCCTTGCGGAAAATGAAAACATGAATCAATGA
- the buk gene encoding butyrate kinase has protein sequence MENQLILVINPGSTSTKIAVFNINGDKLLLTNIKHSVEELAPFPTITDQYEFRKKVILETLRNAGINIQDIRIIVGRGGLIKPIPSGMYEVNERMKEDLKVGVLGQHASNLGGLIADDIAREIPGTKAFIADPVVVDELDDIARISGHPRFKRVSIFHALNQKAIARLHAKSQGKKYEDLNLIVAHLGGGISVGAHRKGRVVDVNQALDGEGPFSPERSGTLPVGELAKLCFSGEVTHEEVKKMITGQGGLVAYLGTNDAIEVVQRIKEGDQYAKLIYEAMAYQVSKEIGACATVLKGEVDAILITGGIAYDNMFVEWIKERVSFLAPVFVYPGEDEMQALASNGISYLKGEIIPKQYE, from the coding sequence ATGGAAAACCAATTAATTTTAGTCATTAACCCAGGGTCGACATCAACAAAGATTGCAGTTTTTAATATTAACGGTGATAAGCTTTTACTGACCAATATTAAGCATAGTGTTGAAGAACTTGCCCCTTTTCCAACCATCACCGATCAATATGAATTCCGTAAAAAAGTTATTCTTGAAACTTTGCGAAACGCCGGTATTAATATTCAGGACATTAGAATTATTGTCGGGCGTGGTGGTCTTATCAAACCCATACCTTCTGGAATGTACGAAGTCAATGAAAGAATGAAAGAGGATCTAAAAGTAGGAGTTTTGGGGCAGCATGCAAGCAACTTAGGTGGTTTAATAGCTGACGATATTGCCCGTGAAATACCTGGAACTAAGGCATTTATTGCTGATCCAGTTGTCGTGGATGAATTAGATGATATAGCTCGTATTTCTGGACATCCTCGTTTTAAACGAGTGAGTATTTTTCATGCCCTTAATCAAAAAGCTATTGCCCGTTTACATGCAAAGTCCCAAGGCAAAAAGTACGAAGACCTAAATCTTATCGTAGCGCATTTAGGTGGTGGTATTAGCGTAGGTGCTCATCGAAAAGGCAGGGTTGTTGATGTCAATCAGGCTCTAGATGGCGAAGGACCTTTTTCTCCTGAGCGAAGTGGCACCTTACCCGTAGGCGAGCTAGCTAAGTTGTGTTTTAGTGGTGAAGTTACCCATGAAGAAGTTAAAAAAATGATCACCGGACAAGGTGGTCTTGTGGCTTATTTAGGAACGAATGATGCCATTGAAGTGGTGCAACGGATTAAAGAAGGCGATCAATACGCTAAACTCATTTACGAAGCTATGGCTTATCAAGTATCTAAGGAAATTGGTGCATGTGCTACAGTGTTAAAAGGTGAAGTTGATGCTATTTTAATTACAGGAGGCATCGCATACGATAACATGTTTGTTGAGTGGATTAAAGAACGTGTATCTTTTCTAGCTCCTGTATTTGTATATCCTGGTGAAGATGAAATGCAAGCTCTTGCTTCGAATGGTATAAGCTATCTAAAAGGAGAAATTATACCAAAACAATACGAATAA
- a CDS encoding transketolase: MDQKDIALLKEKSLYIRRLIIQMLTTAGSGHLGGSLSCTDILTTLYFKIMKHDPQNPTWEDRDRFVLSIGHVAPAFYATLACVGYFPEKELFNLRKLGSMLQGHPSREHQVPGLETSSGSLGQGLGIATGIALALKLKKNTARVFCLLGDGELQEGSIWESAMSAAHYKLTNLVAIIDRNGVQIDGKTENVMSLEPLAEKWQSFGWYVSLIHGHDFEAIYSSLSKNPDRPHVVIAQTIMGKGIPSIEGNHLWHGKAPTPDEIEKFLKELY, encoded by the coding sequence ATGGATCAAAAAGACATTGCTCTTTTAAAAGAAAAATCACTTTACATCAGAAGACTTATTATTCAAATGCTAACAACGGCAGGGAGTGGTCATCTGGGTGGTTCACTAAGTTGTACAGATATATTAACTACTTTATACTTTAAAATCATGAAACATGATCCGCAAAACCCAACGTGGGAAGATAGGGATCGTTTTGTTTTAAGTATAGGACATGTGGCTCCTGCTTTTTACGCAACTCTTGCTTGTGTTGGCTATTTTCCTGAAAAAGAACTCTTCAATCTTAGAAAACTTGGCAGTATGCTACAGGGACACCCGTCACGCGAACATCAGGTACCAGGGCTCGAAACATCTTCTGGATCGCTCGGGCAAGGTCTTGGTATTGCAACAGGTATAGCTCTAGCATTAAAACTTAAGAAAAATACAGCCAGAGTCTTTTGTTTGCTCGGAGACGGAGAACTACAAGAAGGTAGCATTTGGGAATCTGCTATGAGCGCTGCTCACTATAAACTTACGAACCTTGTGGCTATCATTGACCGTAATGGGGTCCAAATAGATGGAAAAACCGAAAACGTAATGTCGCTTGAACCACTAGCAGAAAAATGGCAATCATTTGGTTGGTATGTTTCATTGATCCATGGGCATGATTTCGAAGCAATTTATTCTTCATTAAGCAAAAACCCTGATAGGCCTCATGTGGTTATTGCTCAAACCATCATGGGTAAAGGGATTCCCTCCATCGAAGGAAACCACCTTTGGCATGGTAAAGCACCCACACCCGACGAAATAGAAAAATTTCTAAAAGAATTGTATTAA
- the recQ gene encoding DNA helicase RecQ, protein MKGKPNMKQFSEKEIKKVLKEVFGFERFKDKQYEIITSLLDGNDTFVIMPTGGGKSLCYQLPALLLDGTAIVISPLIALMKNQVDNIRNLGTEQGVAHVLNSTLSKSELQAVHDDLVSGKTKILYMAPESLNKEQNVEFFQNIKISFYAVDEAHCISEWGHDFRPEYRRIRPIVEAIGQDVPIIALTATATPKVQQDIIKNLRLKEPKIFISSFNRPNLYYEVRPKYKKDVKKELLKFIRENEGKSGIIYCLSRKTTEEIAEFLVVNGIRALPYHAGLEPEVRRKNQDMFLMEEADVMVATIAFGMGIDKPDIRYVIHFDMPRSLESYYQETGRAGRDGGEGKCIAYFSYDDVEKFERFAKDKGVAEQEIAHQLLLETVSYAESSVCRRKQLLHYFGEEYHKENCENCDNCLHPRESYNAREQILTVLQTIQETQEQFKAKEIVEILLGSKTPTMKKLKADKLKSFGKGSEYDERFWNSVIRQMLIQNLIAKDIENYGVLKISDKGKKFLKKPTDIIFFRDRDAFSKTSGEDEEDMFDPENKSEGADKVLLSMLKDLRKQIAKKENLPPFVIFQDPSLEEMAIQYPITLDELKNITGVGTGKAQKYGSPFIELIKNYVEENEIIRPMDMVVKAPVLKSSLKVFIIQAIDRKVPLEEIAAAKNLSFDELLDELERIVSSGTKIDLDYYISEYIDEYHQQEIIDYFRHAETDSVEEAHVQLGENEYTLEEIRLMRIKFLSDYGN, encoded by the coding sequence ATGAAAGGAAAGCCTAACATGAAGCAATTTAGCGAAAAGGAAATTAAAAAAGTTTTAAAAGAAGTATTTGGTTTTGAAAGATTTAAGGATAAACAGTATGAAATTATCACTTCCTTGTTGGACGGAAACGATACATTTGTAATCATGCCGACAGGTGGAGGAAAATCTCTTTGTTACCAACTTCCTGCTCTGTTATTAGATGGGACAGCCATTGTTATTTCCCCTCTCATTGCCCTTATGAAGAACCAAGTAGATAATATCCGAAATCTTGGAACAGAACAAGGTGTTGCTCATGTATTAAACTCGACCCTTTCCAAAAGTGAACTTCAGGCTGTGCATGACGATCTAGTTAGCGGCAAAACAAAAATTCTTTACATGGCTCCCGAATCGCTCAACAAGGAGCAAAACGTTGAGTTTTTTCAAAATATCAAGATATCTTTTTATGCTGTAGACGAAGCACACTGCATTTCAGAATGGGGGCATGATTTCAGACCTGAATACAGACGAATTCGTCCAATCGTCGAAGCCATTGGGCAAGATGTACCTATTATTGCATTAACTGCTACCGCAACACCCAAAGTTCAGCAGGATATTATCAAAAATCTTCGTTTAAAAGAACCGAAAATTTTCATATCTTCGTTCAATCGCCCCAACCTGTACTACGAAGTACGTCCCAAATACAAAAAAGATGTTAAAAAAGAATTGCTTAAATTCATACGAGAAAACGAAGGTAAGAGTGGTATCATTTACTGCTTAAGCCGCAAGACGACAGAAGAAATAGCCGAATTTCTAGTGGTCAATGGTATACGTGCTCTTCCATACCACGCGGGTCTAGAACCAGAGGTGCGTAGGAAAAACCAAGATATGTTTCTGATGGAAGAAGCTGACGTCATGGTGGCCACCATAGCTTTTGGAATGGGCATAGATAAACCAGACATACGCTATGTTATTCATTTTGACATGCCTCGTAGTCTAGAAAGTTATTACCAAGAAACGGGACGTGCCGGTAGAGACGGAGGTGAGGGTAAATGCATAGCATATTTTTCTTACGATGATGTAGAAAAGTTCGAACGATTTGCAAAAGACAAAGGTGTAGCTGAACAAGAAATTGCTCATCAGCTTCTATTGGAAACTGTATCTTATGCTGAAAGCTCTGTCTGTAGACGCAAACAACTTCTTCATTATTTTGGCGAAGAATATCACAAAGAGAACTGTGAAAACTGCGACAATTGCTTACATCCAAGAGAATCCTATAATGCTCGCGAACAAATTCTCACAGTCTTACAAACTATACAAGAAACTCAGGAACAATTTAAAGCCAAAGAAATTGTCGAAATTCTACTTGGAAGTAAGACTCCTACCATGAAAAAATTGAAAGCTGATAAACTCAAATCCTTTGGAAAAGGTAGTGAATACGATGAACGATTTTGGAATTCCGTTATCAGACAGATGCTCATTCAGAATCTCATTGCCAAGGATATCGAAAATTACGGTGTTCTTAAAATATCCGATAAAGGAAAAAAGTTCCTAAAAAAACCCACAGATATCATCTTTTTCAGGGACAGAGATGCTTTTTCCAAAACTAGTGGCGAAGATGAAGAAGATATGTTCGATCCTGAAAATAAATCTGAAGGTGCCGATAAGGTTTTACTATCCATGCTCAAAGACCTCAGAAAACAAATAGCTAAGAAAGAAAACTTGCCTCCTTTTGTTATTTTTCAGGATCCCAGTCTAGAAGAAATGGCTATTCAATACCCTATTACGTTGGATGAACTCAAAAATATCACCGGTGTTGGCACTGGGAAAGCTCAAAAATATGGATCTCCGTTTATTGAACTCATTAAAAACTATGTAGAGGAAAATGAGATCATTCGTCCCATGGATATGGTAGTCAAAGCACCAGTACTGAAAAGTAGTTTGAAAGTTTTTATCATTCAAGCCATTGATAGAAAAGTTCCTTTGGAAGAAATTGCTGCCGCGAAAAACTTATCCTTTGATGAGCTCCTGGATGAGCTTGAACGAATTGTATCAAGCGGTACTAAAATCGATCTGGATTACTATATTAGCGAATATATTGACGAATATCATCAACAAGAAATTATTGATTATTTCAGACATGCTGAAACCGATTCGGTTGAGGAAGCCCACGTTCAGCTAGGAGAGAACGAATATACACTAGAAGAAATCAGACTCATGCGTATCAAATTTTTAAGTGATTACGGAAATTAA
- a CDS encoding bifunctional enoyl-CoA hydratase/phosphate acetyltransferase: MSIAKLDQIIDKAKEKGLKRLVVAYANDEHSIEAVYDAAQIGLVKPILIGDRQIITQICEKLNFDLKVFDIVDEKDEMKCGYLAVEMINKGEADVLMKGLLSTDKYMRVILDKDKGLLPPKAILSHVTVLEIPTYHKLLIVGDVAIIPAPDLQQKIVITGYLIDVAHKLGIENPKVALIAATEQMSIGMQACVDAAIISKMGDRKQIKGAQIDGPLALDVAIDKESVQIKKLDSPVAGDADVLVFPNIEAGNVFFKTCTKFIHAELAAVVIGAKAPAVLTSRGDSARTKTYSIALASLLAV; encoded by the coding sequence ATGTCAATAGCAAAATTGGATCAAATCATAGATAAAGCAAAAGAAAAAGGTTTAAAAAGATTGGTAGTGGCCTATGCCAATGATGAACATTCCATTGAAGCTGTTTATGATGCTGCACAAATAGGGTTGGTTAAGCCTATTCTTATTGGAGACAGGCAAATTATCACTCAAATTTGTGAAAAACTTAATTTTGATCTTAAAGTTTTTGATATTGTTGATGAAAAAGACGAGATGAAATGTGGTTATTTGGCTGTCGAAATGATAAACAAAGGCGAAGCTGATGTTCTCATGAAGGGCTTGCTCAGTACGGACAAGTATATGAGAGTCATTTTAGATAAAGACAAAGGTCTATTACCTCCCAAAGCAATACTGAGTCATGTTACAGTGTTGGAAATTCCTACCTATCATAAATTGCTTATTGTCGGAGATGTGGCTATTATTCCCGCTCCAGATCTCCAGCAAAAAATAGTCATAACTGGTTATCTCATCGACGTAGCTCATAAGCTTGGCATAGAAAATCCAAAGGTTGCTCTCATTGCTGCAACAGAACAGATGTCTATCGGTATGCAGGCTTGTGTTGATGCTGCTATTATCAGTAAAATGGGTGATAGAAAGCAAATCAAAGGTGCTCAGATAGATGGTCCACTTGCTTTGGATGTGGCAATAGATAAAGAAAGTGTTCAGATTAAAAAATTAGATAGCCCTGTAGCTGGTGACGCTGATGTGCTAGTTTTTCCAAATATTGAAGCTGGAAATGTATTTTTCAAGACATGTACCAAATTCATACATGCTGAATTGGCTGCTGTAGTCATTGGTGCTAAAGCTCCAGCTGTTCTTACTTCTCGTGGCGACAGTGCCAGAACAAAGACCTATTCCATTGCTCTAGCATCATTGTTAGCTGTTTAA
- the pyrH gene encoding UMP kinase, whose product MKRILLKLSGESLGSKPQTGIDSHKLLTFVENIKDALGLNVEVGIVLGGGNFMRGNMAETAGIDKTTGDYMGMLATMMNSLALYDVLHKMGIPSTLTSALPIDGIFEKFYFKKAIEDLKQKKVVIMAAGTGNPFFTTDTAAALRAIEIKADVLIKGTRVDGVYDSDPEKNPHAKKFDTLTFDEVISLRLKVMDMTAFTLCQENALPIAVLNIEQKGNLKKFLMGEKIGTIIK is encoded by the coding sequence ATGAAAAGAATATTGTTAAAACTCAGTGGTGAATCATTGGGAAGTAAACCACAGACGGGTATAGATTCCCATAAACTTTTGACTTTTGTCGAGAACATCAAAGATGCACTAGGCCTTAATGTCGAGGTAGGAATAGTTTTAGGTGGTGGCAATTTCATGAGAGGGAATATGGCAGAAACTGCTGGGATTGATAAAACTACAGGTGATTATATGGGAATGTTGGCTACTATGATGAACTCCCTTGCTCTCTACGATGTCTTACATAAAATGGGTATTCCTTCAACTCTAACTTCGGCCCTGCCCATCGATGGAATTTTCGAAAAGTTTTACTTTAAAAAAGCCATAGAAGACTTAAAACAAAAAAAAGTTGTCATCATGGCTGCCGGTACAGGTAATCCTTTTTTTACTACAGATACAGCAGCTGCATTAAGAGCTATCGAAATAAAAGCTGATGTCCTGATCAAAGGCACCCGAGTGGATGGCGTCTATGACAGCGATCCTGAAAAAAACCCACATGCTAAAAAATTCGATACATTGACATTTGACGAAGTGATTTCTCTCCGACTTAAAGTCATGGATATGACCGCTTTTACCCTTTGCCAGGAAAATGCTTTGCCCATTGCTGTCTTAAATATCGAACAAAAAGGTAACCTCAAAAAATTTTTGATGGGAGAAAAAATTGGAACCATCATTAAATGA
- a CDS encoding OmpH family outer membrane protein has protein sequence MEEQNNPLERPIEEIKKKKNFSCPFIFNGQMLYNILSALAIVVLFILLFTKGKKQNNTLQTAEIAPTSILYLNVDTLMENYDLVDSLENHLNVVKDSLQKVLATRQNQLQSKILDYQQKIQSGKITTKDEASRIERNLAMEEQELLKMNEMFTTQIAQLQKDLNDQILDSIYSVIKKFPHKYKASIIFGYTKGGGIIYIDPTLDITQQIVKDLNQEFNKK, from the coding sequence ATGGAAGAACAAAATAATCCTTTGGAAAGACCCATCGAAGAAATAAAGAAAAAGAAGAACTTCTCTTGTCCATTTATTTTCAATGGACAAATGCTTTATAACATTTTAAGTGCTTTAGCTATTGTAGTACTTTTTATCTTGCTTTTTACTAAAGGCAAGAAGCAAAACAATACATTGCAGACTGCTGAAATAGCTCCAACATCCATCCTCTATTTAAATGTGGATACTTTAATGGAAAACTATGATCTGGTGGATAGCTTAGAAAATCATCTTAACGTAGTTAAAGATAGCTTACAAAAAGTTTTGGCGACAAGGCAAAATCAACTTCAAAGTAAGATCTTGGATTATCAGCAAAAAATCCAAAGTGGTAAAATTACCACTAAAGACGAAGCCAGTAGAATCGAACGAAACTTAGCTATGGAAGAGCAAGAGCTGCTCAAAATGAACGAAATGTTCACTACTCAGATTGCTCAATTGCAAAAAGACCTTAATGATCAAATTTTGGATTCGATTTATTCCGTTATTAAAAAATTCCCCCATAAATACAAAGCTTCGATTATTTTTGGTTATACCAAAGGTGGTGGAATCATTTATATAGATCCTACGCTCGATATTACTCAACAAATCGTTAAAGACTTAAATCAGGAATTTAATAAAAAATGA
- a CDS encoding helix-turn-helix domain-containing protein: MEIRTILTLINVTTILLLSILTFFLIKRNEQKIFNLLFYLAYFVIFFFYSFEKDTAYRLVALPFVINVLLPLFYLNIRILSFQFRADVRIFYHFLPAIALITVFVLLSTWIDIELLYKNALLISIVLYYLQLLFYAFIIFREIRRYDNFIKKISSNVEQISLSWAKILIYIQAILIVTDGLAIISYQYGFISQNFLHIIDHVIYCFFFCLFFIFNIKHAWNVSMVFEQQSKYELATLREEMEKMDAVKSLAIHYDEKKQIELAALFERNIIETKLFLDPNINLLKVSKLLGTNTSYLSYVINKFYSSSFNELINHHRLEHARNLLKEVSGKYTIEHIATLAGFNSKSTFYRLFKSKYGITPKECMRK; the protein is encoded by the coding sequence ATGGAAATTAGAACAATTCTTACTTTGATCAACGTCACTACCATATTGCTTCTTAGTATTCTCACATTTTTTCTTATCAAAAGAAACGAACAAAAAATTTTTAACTTGCTTTTTTATCTTGCTTATTTTGTCATATTCTTTTTTTATTCTTTTGAAAAAGATACCGCTTATCGTTTAGTTGCTTTGCCATTTGTGATTAATGTACTTTTACCTCTGTTCTATTTAAACATACGCATACTATCTTTTCAGTTCAGAGCTGATGTGAGAATTTTTTATCATTTTTTGCCCGCGATTGCTCTCATAACTGTTTTTGTATTACTTAGTACGTGGATTGATATAGAGCTTCTCTACAAAAATGCCTTACTCATAAGCATTGTTCTTTACTATCTTCAGCTGCTTTTTTATGCATTTATAATTTTTCGTGAAATACGAAGATACGATAATTTCATCAAAAAAATTTCCTCTAACGTAGAACAAATCTCGCTTTCATGGGCAAAAATTCTCATATATATTCAAGCAATATTGATAGTAACTGACGGATTAGCCATTATTAGTTATCAATATGGTTTCATTAGTCAAAATTTTTTGCACATTATTGACCATGTTATTTATTGCTTTTTCTTTTGTTTGTTCTTTATTTTCAATATTAAGCATGCATGGAATGTGAGTATGGTTTTTGAACAACAGTCCAAGTATGAGCTAGCTACTCTACGTGAAGAAATGGAAAAAATGGATGCAGTTAAATCACTTGCTATTCATTATGATGAAAAGAAACAAATTGAACTTGCTGCCCTTTTTGAGAGAAATATCATTGAGACCAAATTGTTTCTTGACCCCAATATCAATTTGCTTAAGGTTTCGAAGTTGCTTGGGACGAACACTTCTTATTTGAGTTATGTGATCAACAAGTTTTATTCATCTTCTTTTAATGAACTTATCAATCATCATCGTTTAGAACATGCTCGCAACCTTCTTAAGGAAGTATCCGGTAAATACACCATTGAACATATAGCCACCCTTGCTGGATTTAATTCTAAATCTACTTTTTATAGATTGTTTAAGTCAAAATACGGTATTACTCCAAAGGAATGTATGAGAAAATAA
- a CDS encoding DUF4835 family protein, which produces MKKNLCFLISLLLLSYIRGQELYCFVQVNASQLQLSDKTVIDNLQEAIYEFMNNRKWTSYEFKPEEKIECSILITLTSYDNVENFSGTIHVQSRRPVYNSTYSTPMLNYQDKDFTFKYSPGQPLDFYENVFPGNLAAVLAFYAYIIIGLDFDSFQPLGGTSFYEKAQSIVNSAQMAPDKGWKAGESQKNRYWLVENLLNSSYADFRQGLYFYHIKGMDLFAENDMMARAGILDGLTMIQKAYRQKPGLFIVNLFTFAKSDEFVNIFKTAPTPEKARAVNILRSIDPANSTKYNQILTSNP; this is translated from the coding sequence ATGAAAAAAAATCTATGTTTTTTGATTTCACTTCTTCTTTTGAGTTATATCCGTGGGCAGGAATTGTACTGTTTCGTCCAAGTTAACGCTTCTCAGTTGCAGTTAAGCGATAAAACTGTTATAGACAATTTGCAAGAAGCTATATATGAATTCATGAACAACAGAAAATGGACTTCATATGAATTTAAACCTGAAGAAAAAATCGAATGTAGTATTCTTATTACGTTAACTTCTTATGATAATGTAGAAAATTTTTCAGGAACCATCCATGTTCAGAGTAGGAGACCTGTGTATAATTCAACTTATTCAACCCCTATGCTCAATTATCAGGACAAGGATTTTACTTTTAAATACAGTCCTGGCCAACCACTCGATTTTTACGAAAATGTTTTTCCAGGTAATTTGGCTGCTGTTTTGGCTTTTTATGCATATATTATTATTGGGCTCGATTTCGACTCTTTTCAACCTTTGGGTGGAACTTCATTTTATGAAAAAGCTCAGTCCATTGTAAATTCTGCTCAAATGGCTCCTGACAAAGGTTGGAAAGCTGGTGAAAGCCAGAAAAACCGATATTGGTTAGTAGAAAATTTACTAAATAGTTCATATGCAGATTTTAGGCAAGGTCTGTACTTCTACCATATCAAAGGAATGGATCTTTTTGCTGAAAATGATATGATGGCAAGAGCTGGAATCCTTGATGGTTTGACCATGATACAAAAAGCATATCGTCAGAAACCTGGTCTTTTTATCGTAAATCTTTTTACATTTGCTAAATCGGACGAATTTGTCAATATTTTTAAAACTGCTCCTACTCCTGAAAAAGCAAGAGCAGTGAATATCTTACGTAGCATAGATCCCGCTAATTCTACCAAATATAATCAGATTCTTACTTCTAACCCATAA